The genomic segment CTGCAGGCATATCCTCCAATTCCGCCAACTCTTTATCATAATCAATCATTTCTAAAATCTCCTTGTCTTGTCGATATCAAACCATTTTGACCAAGGCAATTATCATATGTTATTTTTTTACGCAACCAATTTTTCTTTATTTTACTACAATTTATACAAATACTCACCCAATCAAGCATATACCCCTGGAATGACCAGAGGTATATGTCTAACATATCGATTGTATATATCTAATCCGGACAAAACCCGCCGGATTAAAAGATAATTCTATTTTCCACTATTCAAGTTTATAAACTCTCATAGCGTTATCCCTTAATACCTTTTTCTTTATCTCATCTTTTAAATCAAGCTCTACAAATTCCTTCTTGCATCTTGTAAGGCCAAATCCGTTAGTAGCCCACATAACCTTATCCTGCCCTCTTCCGGCCATAAACTTTATTATGTCGGGATGAAGATCGGAAGGATAGTATGCCCCTATGTTTCCGTAAACATTATTGTGTCGCCAGAGCATGGATATCCATTCACTGATCCATGGGAATCCGGTGTGAGTAAGCACAATAGTAAGATCCGGAAAATCCATGGCGATTTCATCAGCATACATGGGATGTCCTGGCTCACTCGGCAATGCCTCGGCTGAATGTCCTACCTGAAAAGAAACGGGTATTCCCATATCAAGACATTTACTGTATAGAGGATACATTTTTTTATCATCCGGCCTGATTCCGTAGCTGATAGGATGAGCAAATACAAACTTGCAGCCATAGGCTTCATAAGCCTGATCTATTTCTTCCAGACTTTCTTTTATTCTGAAAGGGTTCCAGCTTGCACCAC from the Pseudomonadota bacterium genome contains:
- a CDS encoding amidohydrolase family protein, with the protein product MELKDVMAVDSMCRAFYADPEIAKPMFEITEVKQMVKGTFAGVAKRLGLKPGEEWKVLGMMGPGSVEGVVEEMDKIGVQYIFMECAKNWSRRDHTFWVNWSVETIKNFVDKSKGRIIGGASWNPFRIKESLEEIDQAYEAYGCKFVFAHPISYGIRPDDKKMYPLYSKCLDMGIPVSFQVGHSAEALPSEPGHPMYADEIAMDFPDLTIVLTHTGFPWISEWISMLWRHNNVYGNIGAYYPSDLHPDIIKFMAGRGQDKVMWATNGFGLTRCKKEFVELDLKDEIKKKVLRDNAMRVYKLE